One genomic region from Bactrocera tryoni isolate S06 chromosome 3, CSIRO_BtryS06_freeze2, whole genome shotgun sequence encodes:
- the LOC120771182 gene encoding BTB/POZ domain-containing protein 6-A, translating into MNSIFLPSYSQPVSTPQTKSVQLAHQLMDNAAMAAQFSRRFEQLLRSEKFYDCVFHIAGAQLKCHKLILSTASPVFEAMFYGPLREQQQEIEILDISAETFQMLLNYIYAGVIDFESLTLEDAIELYYCAEKYLITDLTNSCLVAIARKLRYNNILPALELCVCMDLRDLLDVCMSFFTRCCINNPQYMTSHKNHYVHVSKDCIKAIIAANKSEKTSKQLLWFVYEWCQQECHELGLQQEDCALIINDLQLPVSGVECEDHALGSSQQPKQQCHAIERSYFKACRPFIVDQDTHEWTLYVKCDRFIALRGLVICSRLTPNISPMSHYAFNIPSEYCENLQIEIATPAINANQQQQLEQSSGSDGESDESDQEPNAANGGETVLWQHNVTKQLTRYNCDMNIEWGDGLLLTPDIEYKIRLVWRTDAYGSEYPCSLQSDFVDGIRFRDVPAQTGSLVKGLRFTNLV; encoded by the coding sequence ATGAACTCAATATTCTTGCCGAGCTACTCACAACCGGTGTCGACACCGCAGACCAAATCCGTACAGCTGGCTCATCAGCTTATGGACAACGCCGCCATGGCGGCACAATTTAGTCGACGCTTCGAACAACTCTTGCGCTCTGAGAAGTTCTATGATTGTGTTTTTCACATTGCCGGCGCCCAATTGAAGTGTCACAAATTGATATTGTCCACGGCGAGTCCAGTTTTCGAAGCCATGTTTTATGGACCGCTACgcgaacaacaacaagaaattgaaattttggatATTAGCGCCGAGACTTTTCAAATgcttttaaattacatatacgCCGGCGTCATAGACTTTGAGTCGCTCACGCTGGAGGATGCTATCGAGCTATACTATTGCGCTGAGAAATATTTAATCACAGATTTGACCAACAGTTGTCTGGTGGCGATAGCGCGCAAGTTACGCTACAACAATATATTACCCGCGCTGGAACTTTGTGTCTGCATGGATCTGCGCGATTTGCTAGACGTCTGCATGTCGTTCTTTACACGCTGCTGCATCAATAATCCACAATACATGACCTCACATAAGAATCACTATGTGCATGTATCCAAGGATTGCATTAAGGCGATCATAGCGGCTAATAAGAGTGAGAAGACCAGTAAACAGCTGTTGTGGTTCGTCTATGAGTGGTGTCAGCAGGAATGTCACGAATTAGGTTTACAACAGGAAGATTGTGCATTAATTATAAATGATCTTCAATTGCCCGTAAGTGGTGTTGAGTGTGAAGATCATGCGCTCGGGTCGTCACAACAACCAAAACAGCAATGCCATGCGATTGAACGCAGCTATTTCAAGGCATGTCGTCCTTTTATTGTCGATCAGGATACACACGAATGGACTTTGTATGTTAAATGcgatcgatttattgcattacGTGGTCTCGTTATCTGTAGTCGCTTAACGCCGAACATATCACCGATGTCGCATTATGCTTTCAACATACCCAGCGAGTACtgtgaaaatttacaaattgaGATCGCAACGCCTGCCATAAATGCtaaccagcagcagcagctggaACAGAGTAGCGGCAGCGATGGTGAGAGTGATGAAAGTGATCAAGAGCCAAATGCGGCGAATGGCGGTGAGACTGTTCTATGGCAGCACAATGTGACAAAACAGCTGACCAGATACAATTGTGATATGAATATCGAGTGGGGCGATGGTTTGCTGCTAACGCCTGACATAGAGTACAAAATTCGATTGGTGTGGCGTACAGATGCATACGGCTCGGAGTATCCATGCAGTTTGCAGTCGGATTTTGTCGATGGCATACGTTTTAGGGACGTGCCAGCGCAAACCGGCAGTTTAGTGAAGGGCTTGCGTTTtacaaatttagtttaa